The following coding sequences are from one Lycium ferocissimum isolate CSIRO_LF1 chromosome 3, AGI_CSIRO_Lferr_CH_V1, whole genome shotgun sequence window:
- the LOC132048789 gene encoding LOW QUALITY PROTEIN: (-)-germacrene D synthase-like (The sequence of the model RefSeq protein was modified relative to this genomic sequence to represent the inferred CDS: substituted 2 bases at 2 genomic stop codons), translated as MVIATGPLFIVYMIQIRGLQPPLMKSSFFLADKAIKTDLLHPGNPFPSKMKKKMEGLPVGVHRRSANYHQSIWGDYFLHYTSDSMKIDTLEWEQVQDLKEEARKMLMAVHDTCSEKLELIDKIQRLGVSYHFEEEIEGSLQMIYEAYIEYCNNIDGDDLYVVALGFRLLRQQGHFVSSDVFKKFKDSEGNFKMALTTNVPAMLSFYEAAHMRVHGEDILEEALVFTSSHLKSMMPMLNDSFREQVMHALNQPIRMSLTRVEARTIIPIYQNYDTRDKILLEFAKLDFNLLQKVHKKELSSITRXDXDILWWKDLDFVTKCPFARDRLVESYFWALSVYFEPKFAIARRMLAKVIALATIIDDIYDVYGTYDELRCFTNAIESWDASTIDQLPPYMRPCYLAILDVYAEMEEELAKKGETYRLDHAKNEKKKLIRAYFEEAKWYHSACYVSTFEEYMKVALVSSGYMMVATNSLVGIEDNLINNNIMDWVTKEPLIVQASTVIARLMDDMAGHEFEQEKGHEPSAVECYMKQNKTSKEEALLELQKLVSDAWKDINKQCLYPTEVSMLILMRVLNLARVIDLLYKDGDVFTHSTTHLKDIITSILVDPIP; from the exons aaaaagaaaatggaaggcTTGCCAGTGGGAGTTCATCGTCGCTCTGCCAATTACCATCAAAGCATTTGGGGAGACTATTTCCTTCATTATACTTCTGATTCCATG aAAATTGATACTCTGGAATGGGAACAAGTTCAAGATTTGAAAGAAGAAGCGAGGAAGATGTTAATGGCAGTTCATGACACTTGTTCAGAAAAGCTTGAATTAATTGACAAAATCCAACGTTTAGGAGTATCATACCACTTTGAAGAGGAAATTGAGGGGTCGCTACAAATGATATATGAAGCCTACATTGAATATTGCAACAACATAGATGGAGATGACCTTTATGTTGTAGCTCTTGGATTTCGTTTACTAAGACAACAAGGCCATTTTGTATCTTCTG ATGTGTTCAAAAAGTTTAAGGACAGTGAAGGAAACTTTAAAATGGCATTGACTACAAATGTACCAGCAATGTTAAGTTTTTATGAAGCTGCACATATGAGAGTCCATGGAGAGGATATTCTTGAGGAAGCCTTAGTCTTCACATCAAGTCATCTAAAATCAATGATGCCTATGTTGAATGATTCCTTTAGGGAACAAGTTATGCATGCCCTAAATCAACCAATTCGTATGAGCTTAACCAGGGTAGAAGCAAGGACAATCATACCTATATACCAAAATTATGACACAAGGGATAAAATATTGTTGGAATTTGCAAAATTGGACTTCAACTTGTTGCAAAAGGTGCATAAGAAGGAGCTAAGTTCCATTACAAGGTAAGATTAAGATATACTC TGGTGGAAAGATTTGGACTTTGTAACCAAGTGTCCTTTTGCAAGAGATCGATTAGTTGAGTCCTACTTTTGGGCATTGTCAGTGTATTTCGAGCCAAAATTTGCTATTGCAAGAAGGATGCTTGCTAAAGTAATTGCCTTGGCTACTATTATCGATGACATTTACGATGTGTATGGAACTTACGATGAACTTAGGTGTTTCACAAATGCAATAGAGAG TTGGGACGCTAGTACCATCGACCAATTACCACCATACATGAGACCATGCTATCTTGCCATTCTTGACGTATATGCTGAAATGGAGGAAGAATTGGCCAAGAAAGGCGAAACCTATCGGCttgatcatgccaaaaatgag AAGAAAAAGTTGATTAGGGCATATTTTGAGGAGGCAAAGTGGTATCATTCAGCTTGTTATGTTTCAACTTTTGAGGAGTACATGAAGGTTGCACTTGTTTCCAGTGGTTACATGATGGTTGCAACAAATTCTTTGGTTGGCATAGAggataatttgataaataacaatatcatggaTTGGGTAACAAAGGAACCTTTAATTGTTCAAGCGTCAACGGTAATTGCCAGACTGATGGATGACATGGCTGGACATGAA TTTGAGCAGGAAAAAGGGCATGAACCATCAGCAGTGGAGTGCTatatgaaacaaaacaaaacttCAAAAGAAGAGGCGCTTTTGGAGCTTCAGAAATTAGTAAGCGATGCATGGAAAGATATAAACAAACAATGCTTGTATCCAACTGAAGTATCAATGCTTATTCTCATGCGAGTTCTCAATCTTGCACGCGTGATAGATCTCCTTTATAAAGATGGAGATGTATTTACACATTCCACAACCCACCTCAAGGACATCATTACATCAATATTGGTTGATCCTATTCCATAA